In Verrucomicrobiia bacterium, a genomic segment contains:
- a CDS encoding HlyD family secretion protein codes for MEQTQKVEPTTAPGVQSRPPKRPIWRRWPVILIGTAVLALLFFFGFCYLVETFTHETTDDAFLDANIVTIAPKVAGRIQAVQVDDNEAVKKGDLLVQIDPRDLQVELDQKRAALDSAKANVNLIKASVDLFQTQIATAEATVKQSQAEAAASQALAERAASDLKRAQELIGNRTISPQEFDTAKASAAAAEANLKAALEKAASDQSKVAQAQAQFQAGRMGYERAQAQTRQAEWDVQAAQLNVSYTQVKAPEDGRVTKKSVEKGNYVQAGQSLMALVPNRLFVTANFKETQLVHIRANQPVRITIDSLAGQAFNGHVGSVMAGSGARFSLLPPENAVGNYVKVVQRVPVKILFDEPLSTGHTLGPGMSVVPSVQVSSFTISQDLLAPAAALAGLLLGGLWLWLAQRRR; via the coding sequence ATGGAACAAACGCAGAAGGTCGAACCGACAACCGCGCCGGGGGTTCAATCCCGGCCACCCAAGCGCCCCATTTGGAGGCGCTGGCCCGTGATTTTGATCGGAACGGCGGTCCTGGCGTTGTTGTTCTTCTTTGGCTTCTGTTACCTGGTCGAAACCTTTACACACGAAACGACTGACGATGCCTTTCTCGACGCAAATATTGTTACCATAGCCCCAAAGGTGGCTGGCCGCATCCAAGCCGTGCAGGTGGATGATAATGAAGCGGTCAAGAAGGGGGATTTGCTGGTGCAAATCGATCCGAGAGACCTCCAGGTCGAGCTTGACCAAAAGCGCGCCGCTTTGGATTCCGCCAAGGCAAACGTCAATTTGATCAAAGCCAGCGTCGATTTGTTCCAGACGCAAATCGCGACGGCTGAGGCCACCGTCAAACAGAGCCAGGCGGAAGCGGCGGCTTCGCAAGCCCTGGCCGAACGGGCGGCCTCGGACCTGAAGCGGGCGCAGGAGCTGATAGGAAACCGCACGATCTCTCCGCAGGAATTTGATACAGCCAAAGCGAGCGCCGCGGCGGCGGAGGCCAATCTGAAAGCGGCTCTTGAGAAGGCGGCCAGCGATCAATCGAAGGTGGCGCAGGCCCAGGCCCAATTCCAGGCCGGGCGCATGGGCTACGAACGGGCGCAGGCTCAAACCCGCCAGGCCGAATGGGATGTCCAGGCCGCCCAACTCAATGTCTCCTACACCCAAGTCAAAGCCCCAGAGGACGGGCGTGTGACGAAAAAATCGGTCGAGAAAGGCAACTACGTCCAGGCGGGGCAAAGTCTGATGGCTTTGGTGCCCAACCGCCTGTTCGTTACGGCCAATTTCAAGGAGACACAACTGGTCCACATCCGCGCCAACCAACCGGTGCGCATCACCATTGATTCATTGGCCGGCCAGGCCTTTAACGGGCACGTGGGCAGCGTCATGGCCGGCAGCGGAGCGCGCTTCAGCCTGCTGCCCCCCGAAAACGCCGTCGGCAACTATGTGAAGGTAGTGCAGCGGGTGCCAGTTAAGATTCTATTCGATGAACCTCTCAGTACTGGTCACACCCTCGGACCAGGGATGTCCGTCGTCCCGTCGGTGCAAGTCTCCAGTTTTACAATTTCCCAGGACCTCCTTGCGCCGGCCGCTGCTCTAGCCGGGCTGCTCCTTGGCGGGCTCTGGTTGTGGTTGGCGCAAAGAAGGAGGTGA
- a CDS encoding DHA2 family efflux MFS transporter permease subunit, translated as MAEGTPTMAGGASGQWRPSHNPWVIAVAVMAATFMEILDTSVANVALPHIAGNLSVTPEEATWVLTSYLVSNAIVLPITGWLGMFLGRRRLLTTCIAIFTVASVLCGIAPNLQFLIIARVIQGAGGGALIPVSQAVLLESFPPEKRGVAMATFGMGVVVAPILGPTLGGWITDNYSWRWIFNINVPVGLMAILMVQAFVEDPPYIRFARIERIDFAGFGLLALWLGTLQIILDKGQQEDWFASVWIRWFAVVSIFAFLGFVVRQLTIAHPIVDLCVLKNRNFAAGVLLITTLGAVLYGTTAALPIFLQTLMGYPALESGLALSPRGVGAFITTFIVGRLVGRVRNRVLIAFGFGLLALSSFWLGHIDLQIGLWNVIWPSVLNGVAISFIFTPLTTAAVGHLRQEQMGNATGIYNLMRNLGGSFGIALVSTMIIRRAQVHHAYMVAHLTPFNTVYVQTVAGLTRALTPQSGPVLAHAQAQGLIYNLLQGQASLWAFVENFRLFGVFSLCCIPMVFLFKRVSRKAAPGIGH; from the coding sequence ATGGCTGAGGGCACACCAACCATGGCGGGCGGCGCATCCGGGCAGTGGCGTCCGAGCCATAATCCGTGGGTGATTGCCGTTGCGGTGATGGCAGCCACTTTCATGGAGATTCTCGATACCTCCGTCGCCAACGTGGCCTTGCCGCACATTGCCGGCAACCTCTCGGTGACCCCCGAAGAGGCCACCTGGGTCTTGACAAGTTATCTGGTTTCCAATGCCATCGTGCTGCCTATCACCGGCTGGCTCGGGATGTTCCTCGGGCGGCGCCGCCTTCTGACCACTTGCATTGCTATCTTTACCGTGGCCTCAGTCCTCTGCGGCATAGCGCCCAATCTGCAATTCCTCATCATCGCTCGCGTCATTCAAGGCGCCGGTGGCGGCGCGCTCATCCCGGTCTCCCAGGCGGTGTTGCTCGAAAGTTTCCCTCCAGAAAAACGCGGCGTCGCCATGGCCACCTTCGGCATGGGCGTGGTCGTCGCCCCCATTTTAGGCCCCACCTTGGGCGGGTGGATTACTGACAACTATTCCTGGCGCTGGATTTTTAATATCAACGTGCCCGTGGGGTTAATGGCCATCTTGATGGTCCAGGCCTTTGTCGAAGACCCGCCCTATATCCGCTTTGCCCGCATCGAGCGCATTGACTTCGCCGGCTTCGGTCTGCTGGCGCTTTGGCTGGGCACCTTGCAGATCATCCTCGATAAGGGCCAGCAGGAGGATTGGTTCGCCTCGGTTTGGATTCGCTGGTTCGCGGTAGTCTCGATTTTTGCCTTCCTGGGGTTTGTGGTCCGCCAGCTCACCATTGCCCATCCCATCGTCGATCTGTGCGTCCTCAAGAATCGCAACTTCGCCGCCGGGGTCCTGCTCATTACCACCTTGGGCGCCGTGCTTTATGGGACCACGGCGGCCCTGCCGATCTTTTTGCAGACGCTCATGGGGTACCCGGCCCTGGAAAGCGGCCTGGCCCTCAGCCCGCGCGGCGTCGGGGCTTTTATCACGACCTTCATTGTTGGCCGGCTCGTCGGGCGGGTTCGCAACCGCGTGCTTATCGCCTTCGGCTTTGGTTTGCTGGCGCTGTCTTCCTTTTGGCTGGGGCATATCGATCTGCAAATCGGCTTGTGGAACGTCATCTGGCCCAGCGTGCTCAACGGCGTTGCTATCAGCTTCATCTTTACCCCTTTGACTACCGCCGCAGTCGGCCATTTGCGCCAGGAACAAATGGGCAACGCCACCGGTATTTATAACCTCATGCGCAATCTGGGCGGCAGTTTCGGCATCGCCCTGGTCAGCACCATGATCATCCGCCGCGCCCAAGTCCACCATGCCTATATGGTCGCTCACTTGACCCCCTTCAACACTGTCTATGTCCAGACCGTCGCCGGGCTGACCCGCGCCCTCACGCCCCAAAGCGGGCCGGTCCTGGCCCACGCGCAAGCCCAGGGCCTTATTTATAACCTCTTGCAGGGCCAGGCCAGCCTCTGGGCCTTTGTCGAGAATTTCCGCCTGTTCGGCGTGTTTTCTCTCTGCTGTATCCCGATGGTGTTCCTCTTCAAGAGGGTCTCGCGAAAAGCCGCCCCAGGCATCGGCCATTGA